The nucleotide window GCAGAATACATTGCGAACAGAATCCAAGAAGACACTAACAATTTCAAATTCAAGGCAATGGTTGTTGCAGTAAACAGAATTGGATGTGTTCGCTATAAAAAGGCGTTAGAAAAGCATCTCGTTGCAAAATTTGGCGAAGAAGCAAAAGAATGGGTTGAAGTAGTGATGACTTACAACCACAACGACACCGAGAAGGAGATAATCGAATACAGAGAAGAACTAATGAATAAAAGAAAAGAGAAAGATATGAACGAAATAAACAAAGTAATACGAGAGGAATTTTTAGCAAAGGAAAATCCGAGGATCCTTGTAGTTACGGACATGCTGATCACGGGTTTTGATGCTCCAAAGCTGAAGGTCATGTATCTTGACAAACCACTTTACGAGCACAGGCTTTTGCAGGCGATTGCAAGGGTTAACAGACCATACGAAGGCAAAGAATTTGGGCTCGTTATTGACTCGGTTGGATTAATTGAGCATTTGGCTAAGACGATGGCGTTCTATAATCTTCTTGCACAGGAAGAAATCGCAGAAGATCTCAAGGAGAACATAGCTATACCGATTGATACAAAGTTCGAGGAATTCAAATCCAAATTCAAAGACGTTTGTGAAAAACTCAGATCTCTTGAATTTAGTGGCTTAAAGCTTGGAATAGAACTCGAAGATGTCAAAAAGGCTTTGAAAAGTGGATTAAAAGAGTCGATTGAGGCTAAATTAAGCACAATTGCAATGCTGAACATTGAAAAGGAAGATACAGCAAAGATCGTTAAGCTCGTTAACGACATAAGAGCAATTTTAAAGCTATACAAAGCCCTTGGTGCTTATGAAAAGAAGCTTCTATACGTTGAGGATATAGAAGCCCTTGCGTGGCTTTACTACAAGATAAAGAGAATAATCGCAGGAAAAAGAACGAAGCTTGGCAAAGAGTTCTGGAACGAGCTTTTGGAATTCATTCACAACAAAACAATTGTGGAAGATTTAAAAGAAGTCGATAAAGTTGTGCTGAGAGATGTGGATGAGCTTCTAAACGAGTTGAAAGAGGAATGGGGTATAATAACTGTCGAAGTGGCGGATCTTTTCTTTGAGATAAGGGCTTCTCTTATGGAAAGGTTGCATGATCCAGTTTACAAGGAGATCTTCGAAAGAATCGAAAAGCTCAGAATTGAATGGATTGATAAAGCAATAAACAACAAGATCTTGCTTTCAAGACTAAAAGAATTGCTCCAGAAGAAGAACGAATACGATAAAAAAGTGGAAGGAAAATCTGAAGTTGAAAGAATTCTTGAAACGCTTAGGCAGTTCACATTTGCCAAGTGCAATTGCAACGTTGACTTTGGAAACACTTTAAACACGGTTAAAAAAATAATGGGTTCGAAGCTCAAAGAATTGAAACCTTCGGACAGAAACGAAATCAGAAAGGCTCTTCTTAAGGATCTTTTCAAGGTTCTGGATGAAAAAACGGCAAAGGAAATAATGGAAGAACTTTCGGAATTCCTTGAAAAGGAAATAGAAAGGCTATGGATCCGAGAAAAATCCTGAAAGAAGTAATGGAAGAACTCGGTTTGAAGGAAAAGATAAAGTTGAGAAGAGTTCCAATGAAGCGTAAGATAGCATCTTTCTCCTTTAAAACCAAAACTCTTAGGCTTAACAAGAATTTGCTCGATTTGATAAGCGAAGAAGAGCTGAGATATATAATAAGGCATGAACTTGTTCATGCTAAAGTCAAGGACGCGAACCACGGTGATCAATTTGCCAGAGAATTGCAAAGGTTCTACACGGATAAAGAAATTAAAGAGATCGAAGAAAACTTGATAAAGAAGTCTTTGAAATTAAAAGAACTCTTTTAACCTCTTAAGAGAATTCTTTTGATCGTCTTGGAAAAATAAGGGATTACCTATTACGTTATCACATCAAGAGATGCAAGAATACAAAAAAGATTTACAGAAGTGGAAAGAAGTGACCTTATGAATCTACCACGTTACACTGATGAAGAGATAGAAAAAATGGACAAGGAAATTCGGAGGAGGATAGAAAAGGGAAAAGCTGATTTTAAACCAAGAGAAGAAACTGAATTCAAGAATGCAGAATTTGTTTCTGTTTTCACAAGCGATGTGGTTTACATTAAGCCACATTACCGAAAAGTAAAGGGAAGAAGAGTTTACGTAAGGGGTTATTATAGGAGAAGAGTTTAACCTTTTCCACTTTGAAGAATGCGATTATAGCTTAAAATAAAAGATCCGATAAAAATCCTAAAGGCTTTTTCGTTTCCAGGAGACCAAACTCAAAAAATAAAAGGTTTTATAGAAAGAAAATTAAAAAAATTAAGGCTCAATCGGAAACTTATCCACAACTTTGGCATATCTTTCGGTTGCCCTTTTAGTCATATCAAAATAATGAGTTGAACCTATCTTTAAAGAGGCTCTGCCCTGAATGTAATCAACGATCTCAGTATCGATATCATGGCGAATCAAAAAGTTCGCATGCCATTTCCTTAATCTCTTTGCGGTTATTTTTCCTATTTTTAGCTCCTTAACAAGATGGTCATAAGCATAAGGTTTTTTTGCCATTTCTGTAAGCTTATCCGCAAATTTTGCAGGGAAAAAGAGCCAATAACCGAGTTTCTTACCTTTGCTTATGTAGCCTAAAGGATACTTGCCGACATTGGCATCGATTATTATCCTGCTTTCATCGAAATTATTCAATGCTCTGACTACCTGAGCCAATCGCATCCCTGAATACATCAAAAGCTTAAAGTAAGGTTTAATCTGCTCTGGGCATTTATTGAAAGCTTCAATTACATCTTGATCGGACGGATAAATTTCTTCTATACCTGTTTCTTCTTTAGGA belongs to Archaeoglobaceae archaeon and includes:
- a CDS encoding YgjP-like metallopeptidase domain-containing protein translates to MDPRKILKEVMEELGLKEKIKLRRVPMKRKIASFSFKTKTLRLNKNLLDLISEEELRYIIRHELVHAKVKDANHGDQFARELQRFYTDKEIKEIEENLIKKSLKLKELF